Within Nitrospira sp. MA-1, the genomic segment GATCTGCTCAAACAAAATATTCTTGGTAAATCCAGAGGTCACCTTATGCTGCCCAGAGAGATGATAGAGTAGATCTGGCGACGACCCTACCCCTATGGTCTCACTCTCTCGAAAATTCGGTTGGCCGGCCACCGCGCCGGCCGAGACATTCAGAAATTCCGTTGGAGCGCCGGTCGTCTTATTCAGCGTATAAATCCGGGCCGGCGCCACGGCTCCCCCGGACACCGGTCGGTTATCCGTAATCGCATACAGTGTCCCAGCGGCATCAAAGGCCAGGTCCATGAAGTTTCCGGAAAGTTTCGCTTTTTGTGTGGCCAGCCCGGTCGTCGGATTAATCGTCACCAACCGCCGGAAACTATTCACTTCAGACGTGACCACGAGCAAGGCCCATAATTGATTGCTCCCAGGCATCGTGGCCAGCCCGCGCCCACCCTCTAAGGACTCACCTGTGGACAGCGATAAGGGAATGGTAGCTAAGGTGGCCCCAGTGCTGGGATTGAGCCGATACAGATTCGGCGGAGTCCCTGCCTGTTTCGCAAGCGTCAGCTCCTCTACGGAATACAAGTTGGCCCCGACATAGGCCAAGCCATGCGTGCGGTGCTTCAGATCCCCAATTTTGGTGACTACCCCATCGGTACGAAGGCGGTAGAGACTATTCACCAGAGGCCCGGTCTTGGGATCATTTTGCACACCCATGAGGAGAACCGGCGGGCCCGAGGAAATGACTAATTCGACGGAACTACCTGGATCCACATTCTCCCCACCTTTGGGAGTTTGACTGGTTACGTTTCCGATAGGAACCTTCTCGCTAAAGACTGATGTTACATTCCCCACCGTCAAGCCAACGTTGGTAATGGCCGTTTGCGCCGCAGTCTGTGATTTATTTACAACAGTGGGTACCGCTGTCCCCAGCGACACCACCAGATCGACCGCACTTCCTGGAGCCACATTTGACCCTGCTGGCGGATCTTGACTGATTACATTCCCTACGGCCACAGTTTGACTGTTGGCCGAGGTCACCTTACCAACTTTCAGCCCGGCTGAACTCAAAGCTGTTTGCGCACTACCCTTTGAAATCTCGACGACATTGGGCACCTTGGCCCCAAGGGACACCACCAAATCCACAGCACTGCCTGCCTTCACCTTAGCCTCTGCCGCCGGATTCTGACTAATGACCCTGCCGGCCGCAACGCTAGAGCTATTGGCCTTCGTGACCCTGCCTACCGTCAGGCTTACCGTGGTAATCGCCGATTCGGCTGCGGCTTGTGTTAAGCCCACCACCTTTGGCACCACTACTCCCAGGGATACCACCAAGGACACAGCGGTACCTGGAGCGACATTCGACTCGGCCACCGGGGATTGACTGATGACTGTCCCCGCGGGCACCGTCTCACTGGTAGCCGTCGTCACCGCTCCCAGCGTCAAACCTGCCTTGGTGAGGGCGGTATCTGCAGCGGCCTGAGTCAACCCCACCACATTGGGCACCTTGGCCCCAAGGGACACGACAAGAGTCACCGCACTACCCGGCGGGACATTGCTCCCCGCTGCCGGGGATTGACTGATGACCACGCCCGCCGGCACCGTCGTACTGGTAGCCGTCGTTACCGGTCCCACGGTCAGGTTGGCCGTGGTAATTGCCGTTACTGCCGCCGACTGCGACATGCCAACCAGATCCGGCACGGCTGTGCCCAGGGACACCACCAGGGTTACGGCATTACCCGGCAACACATTGGTCCCCGCTGCGGGGGTTTGACTGATAACGTCACCGATGGGCACCGTGCCACTATTGACTGTGGACTCTGCTCCCACCGTGAGACCTGCTGCCGCAATGGCGGTTTGGGCCACAGTCTGCGCCAATCCCACCACATTCGGCACAGCCACTCCGGATATCACGAGGTCCACAGGACTGCCAGGTACCACATTGATTCCTGCCGCTGGATCTTGACTGATGACCGTGCCGATGGGCACCGCGGGGCTATTGACCGGCGTCACGACCCCCACTAACAGATTGTTGCTGGTAATAGCCGCCTCTGCTGTGGCTTGTGGGCTTCCGACAACATTAGGGACCTCTTCGGCTCCTGCCGTTGCCGGTAAGGCACAGGTGAGGAAAAGCAGACTCACCAGAACCACCGGGCGCAAAAGGATCGACGTGAAACCTTTTTCAAATTTCTGGCAGGTCAAATTAAAATTCAATCCATTCTGGTGCAGAACTTTCATCACGTTCATGTCGTTAACTCCATTCAGCAAGAATCGAGCCCATTACAGGGCGACCAAGGCTCGCCTGTTTAGGCTGCCGCATGCACCTGCCCCATGGGTTCTTATTGCTTATTTCGTTGAATTTAAAGAAGGGGGTCTCGTTGTCTCTGCAATGGGGGAGGGTTCGGTTGTGTGGTAAATCAGGTGACTAAAGGGTGACTCATCAGGAGCAAGGAAAAATAAGTCTCATTGTAACATGAAGGGGTTTACGCGTGTCATCCTCTCAACACGGTGGCCTGGTGTCCCCAACCGACTGAAATGCATATCTACTGAATCTCCCAGACTGAGGAAGCCGAACCGGGGAACCCCACAGTGGAAATTGACAAACCGTTCATCAACCAGACGGCCACCGTGCCAGTGGCATTCCGCCAGATGACATCCGCCTTGCCATCCCCATTCACATCACCAACTTGAGAAATTTTCCATGCTAATGGCACACCGCCCGGGAAACCCGCCATGGCAATGGCAGTCCCATTCATTAACCAGATCGCGGTACTCCCGTCACTCTGGTTGCGCCAGACCAGGTCGGCTTTGCCATCCCCGTTGACATCGCCCACGCCGGCAATCTCAAACGCCGTTGAAGCACTACCGGAAAAGCCGACCCCCAAGATACTAAATCCGTTCATCAGCCAGACGGCCACCGTGCCAGCGGCATTCCGCCAGATGACATCCGCCTTGCCATCGCCATTCACATCGCCTACGCCCGCGATGCGCCAAGCCAGCGGCACCCCGCCCGGAAAACCGGAAGCCGCAATTGCGGTCCCATTCATCAACCAGATGGCGGTACTCCCATCAGACGTGTTGCGCCAGACCAGGTCGGCTTTGCCATCACCATTCACATCGCCCACCCCGGCAATCTCAAACGCTGTCGACGTGCTTCCGGGGAAGCCCACGGACGTCACCGACACCCCGTTCATCAACCACACGGCCACCGTACCGGTGGCATTTCGCCAGATGACATCCGCCTTGCCATCGCCGTTCACATCGCCCACTCCCCCGATCTGCCAAGCCAGCGGCACCCCGCCTGGAAAGCCGGAACCGGCGATTCTCGTTCCGTTCATCAACCAGATCGCCGTACTGCCATCAGCGGTGTTCCGCCAAACCAGGTCGGTCGTACCGGACGCGTCCAGATCTCCCAAGGTTGAAAGGCTCGGGCTCATGGGTGGAACCAGGGCCAAGGCCGTCGTCACAAAAAAGTCCGGGCCCGTAAGCGTTATCTCATTTCTGGCTTTATTATTTACATTGATCGTTTCAAACAGAATATTCTTCGTAAATCCTGGGGTCACCTTATGCTGCCCGGAAAGGTGATACAGCAGGTCAGATGAAGTCCCCACCCCAATGGTCTCACTTTCTCGGAAATTCGGTTGGCCGGCTACCGCGCCGGCCGAGACATCCAGGAATTCCGTCGTGGCCCCCGTCGTCTTATTCACCGTATAAATTCTGGCTGGATTCACGGCTCCTCCGGACACCGGTCGGTTATCCGTAATCGCATAAAGCGTTCCAGCGGCATCAAAAGCCAGGTCCATAAAGTTTCCGAAGAGTTTGGCCTTTTGGGTCGCCAGGCCCGTCGTCGGATTTATCGTTACTAACCTGCGGGCATTGTTCACTTCGGAAGTGACCACGAGCAACCCCCACAGCTGATTGGTCCCAGGTTCCGTGGCCAGCCCGCGCCCGCCCTCTAACGATTCACCCGTGGACAACGACAGGGAGATCGTAGCCAGCGTGGCACCGGTATCGGGATTGAGCCGAAACATCTTCGGCGGAGTTCCAGTCTGTTGCGCAAGCGTCAACTCCTCGACGGAATACAACATAGATCCAACAAACGCCAAGCCATGCGTGCGATGCGTCAGATCTGCGATTTTGGTTACCACCCCATTGGTGCGAAGGCGGTAGAGGCTATTCACCAGCGGTCCGGTACGGGAATCATTTTGCACGCCCATCAGAAAAGCCGGGGGCCCGGATGAAATCTCCAGGGCCACCGAACTGCCCGGTGCTACCTTCATCCCTGCTGTGGGATTTTGACTGATCACATTTCCGAGAGGGATCGTGTCGCTAAAAACCGGCGTCACCGTCCCCACTATCAGGCCCGCCGTAATCAAAGCCGTCTGAGCGATGCCCTGCGTCAAACCCACGACATCGGGCACCTGGGCTCCTAACGATACCACCAAGTTCACCGCACTGCCCGGCGCCACATTGGCGCCCGCTATGGGATTTTGACTGATGACGGCGCCAATCGCCACCGTTGGACTCGTGGCGGTCGTCACCGTCCCCACCGTCAAGCCCGCACCGGTTATGGCGGTTTGCGCGGCCGCCTGGCCCAAACCCACGACATTCGGCACGGCGGCGCCAAGGGAAACGACCAGGTTCACTGCACTGCCCGCCGTCACACTGGTTCCTGACGCGGGGGTTTGACTGATGACTCTCCCAATGGGCACCGTAGCACTCGTGGAA encodes:
- a CDS encoding PASTA domain-containing protein: MQVQHQTGLNLTPQRLHRCHKLIFLRLSVFVSLVFLTFIFPATASAVEVPNLIGIPQATAESDITNLGLTVGVVTAAISGGVPIGNVISHDPAAGINVVPGSPVNFVISGVAVPSVVGLAEVAAQTALTDASLTVGTVTTANNATVPIGNVISQNPAAGTIVFQGNGVAFEVSLGIAVPNVVGLPQGTAQSAITSASLTVGTVTMANSPMVAIGNVISQNPVAGTNVEAGSAVALVVSLGASVPNVVGLAQAAAQTAITNAGLTVGTVTSANSATVPIGTVISQNPVAGGNVAPGSPVDFVVSLGTSVPNVVGLTQAAAQSAITGAGLTVGTITNSSHASVPSGNVISQNPGAGSNVAPGSAVALVVSLGPAVPNVVGLTQEAAQAAITSAGLTVGTVGSTNSQTVAIGRVISQTPPPGTIVTAGTAVNLVVSLGTAVPNVVGQAQAAAETAITNVGLIVGTVTQAGSATVAAGNVISQNPGAGNNVAPGSAVALVVSLGPVVPNVVGLMQAAAQTAITSAGLTVGTLTTSTSATVPIGRVISQTPASGTSVTAGSAVNLVVSLGAAVPNVVGLGQAAAQTAITGAGLTVGTVTTATSPTVAIGAVISQNPIAGANVAPGSAVNLVVSLGAQVPDVVGLTQGIAQTALITAGLIVGTVTPVFSDTIPLGNVISQNPTAGMKVAPGSSVALEISSGPPAFLMGVQNDSRTGPLVNSLYRLRTNGVVTKIADLTHRTHGLAFVGSMLYSVEELTLAQQTGTPPKMFRLNPDTGATLATISLSLSTGESLEGGRGLATEPGTNQLWGLLVVTSEVNNARRLVTINPTTGLATQKAKLFGNFMDLAFDAAGTLYAITDNRPVSGGAVNPARIYTVNKTTGATTEFLDVSAGAVAGQPNFRESETIGVGTSSDLLYHLSGQHKVTPGFTKNILFETINVNNKARNEITLTGPDFFVTTALALVPPMSPSLSTLGDLDASGTTDLVWRNTADGSTAIWLMNGTRIAGSGFPGGVPLAWQIGGVGDVNGDGKADVIWRNATGTVAVWLMNGVSVTSVGFPGSTSTAFEIAGVGDVNGDGKADLVWRNTSDGSTAIWLMNGTAIAASGFPGGVPLAWRIAGVGDVNGDGKADVIWRNAAGTVAVWLMNGFSILGVGFSGSASTAFEIAGVGDVNGDGKADLVWRNQSDGSTAIWLMNGTAIAMAGFPGGVPLAWKISQVGDVNGDGKADVIWRNATGTVAVWLMNGLSISTVGFPGSASSVWEIQ
- a CDS encoding PASTA domain-containing protein, which codes for MNVMKVLHQNGLNFNLTCQKFEKGFTSILLRPVVLVSLLFLTCALPATAGAEEVPNVVGSPQATAEAAITSNNLLVGVVTPVNSPAVPIGTVISQDPAAGINVVPGSPVDLVISGVAVPNVVGLAQTVAQTAIAAAGLTVGAESTVNSGTVPIGDVISQTPAAGTNVLPGNAVTLVVSLGTAVPDLVGMSQSAAVTAITTANLTVGPVTTATSTTVPAGVVISQSPAAGSNVPPGSAVTLVVSLGAKVPNVVGLTQAAADTALTKAGLTLGAVTTATSETVPAGTVISQSPVAESNVAPGTAVSLVVSLGVVVPKVVGLTQAAAESAITTVSLTVGRVTKANSSSVAAGRVISQNPAAEAKVKAGSAVDLVVSLGAKVPNVVEISKGSAQTALSSAGLKVGKVTSANSQTVAVGNVISQDPPAGSNVAPGSAVDLVVSLGTAVPTVVNKSQTAAQTAITNVGLTVGNVTSVFSEKVPIGNVTSQTPKGGENVDPGSSVELVISSGPPVLLMGVQNDPKTGPLVNSLYRLRTDGVVTKIGDLKHRTHGLAYVGANLYSVEELTLAKQAGTPPNLYRLNPSTGATLATIPLSLSTGESLEGGRGLATMPGSNQLWALLVVTSEVNSFRRLVTINPTTGLATQKAKLSGNFMDLAFDAAGTLYAITDNRPVSGGAVAPARIYTLNKTTGAPTEFLNVSAGAVAGQPNFRESETIGVGSSPDLLYHLSGQHKVTSGFTKNILFEQIHRTTKARTAIPLTGPDFFVTTALTLVPSTNSNSSTGPPALADLDASGTTDLIWQNSKDGTTAIWLMNGTTIAATGFPGGVPAVWQIAGVGDVNGDGKGDVIWRNGKSGTVAVWLMNGVSVTSVGFPGSASTAFEISGVGDVNGDGKADLVWRNTNDGSTAIWLMNGTKIAAPGFPGGVPVGWQIAGVGDVNGDSKADVIWRNGASGTVAVWLMNGLGIAGVGFPGSASPAFKVSGVGDVNGDGKADLVWRNTNDGSTAIWLMNGTKIAAPGFPGGVPVGWQIAGVGDVNGDSKADVIWRNGSSGTVAIWLMNGVSISNVGFPGSAPSDWEIQ